A genomic region of Rhizobium indicum contains the following coding sequences:
- a CDS encoding BMP family protein, whose protein sequence is MTKDILITRRAVIASGIALGVSGFAPLARAAAPLKVAGIHASPVENAWNSCLHKALQDAAKEGVIEYVFSEGVSGTDYPRAMREYAEQGNKLIIGEAYAVEKEARQVAADYPDTAFVLGSSGEQAGDNFGVFGTWNHDGAYLAGMLAGKMTKSNVVGSVGAIPIPEVNMLINAFAAGVKAVNPDAKHLVSFIGTFFDPPKAREAGLAQIDAGADILFGERIGTADAAKERNIKSVGSLIDYTPRYPDTVFANAMWYFRPILDAAIADVAAGKPVGRNYTSYGLMKEGGSDIVFVKGVAPAEAEAAMEAKRAEIKAGTFEVPKMMDEPK, encoded by the coding sequence ATGACCAAAGATATCCTGATTACACGCCGGGCAGTGATCGCGTCCGGCATTGCGCTTGGGGTCAGCGGCTTTGCCCCGCTGGCAAGGGCGGCTGCGCCGCTGAAGGTTGCCGGCATTCATGCGTCGCCGGTCGAAAATGCTTGGAACTCTTGTCTGCACAAGGCCCTGCAGGACGCGGCCAAGGAAGGCGTCATCGAATATGTCTTCTCCGAAGGAGTCTCCGGCACCGATTATCCGCGCGCCATGCGCGAATATGCCGAACAGGGCAACAAGCTGATCATCGGCGAGGCCTATGCGGTGGAGAAAGAGGCCCGGCAGGTCGCGGCCGACTATCCCGACACCGCTTTCGTTCTGGGTTCGAGCGGCGAGCAGGCCGGCGACAATTTCGGCGTCTTCGGCACCTGGAACCATGACGGCGCCTATCTCGCCGGCATGCTGGCGGGCAAGATGACCAAGTCGAATGTCGTCGGCTCGGTCGGCGCCATCCCGATCCCCGAGGTCAACATGCTGATCAATGCATTCGCAGCCGGCGTCAAGGCGGTCAACCCGGATGCAAAACACCTCGTCTCGTTCATCGGCACCTTCTTCGATCCGCCGAAGGCCCGCGAAGCCGGTCTTGCTCAGATCGACGCCGGCGCCGACATCCTGTTCGGCGAGCGCATCGGCACGGCCGATGCCGCCAAGGAACGCAACATCAAGTCGGTCGGCTCGCTGATCGACTATACGCCACGTTATCCGGATACGGTGTTTGCCAACGCCATGTGGTATTTCCGCCCGATCCTGGACGCTGCGATCGCCGATGTCGCTGCCGGAAAGCCTGTTGGACGGAACTACACGTCCTACGGCCTGATGAAGGAAGGCGGCAGCGACATCGTCTTCGTAAAGGGCGTGGCGCCTGCTGAAGCCGAGGCTGCGATGGAGGCCAAGCGGGCGGAGATCAAGGCCGGCACCTTCGAAGTTCCGAAGATGATGGACGAGCCGAAGTAA
- a CDS encoding CDP-alcohol phosphatidyltransferase family protein, whose protein sequence is MGEEEGASRRPIASRSSSWAIGLSAWLARSGATPNGISLLSVVFAGIGAALIVFTTHPIAMVCAAISVQLRLVCNLLDGMVAIEGGKKTKSGPLYNEFPDRVADSLFLVAAGYACGFGWLGWLAALLAALTAYIRVFGGSVGLPQDFSGIMAKQRRMAVLTAGLLAQSVETLLLGSHWSLILACAVIAAGSLVTCITRTITLARSLERL, encoded by the coding sequence ATGGGGGAAGAAGAGGGCGCCTCGCGGCGACCGATCGCGAGCCGGTCGTCGTCCTGGGCCATCGGCCTCAGCGCGTGGCTGGCGCGGAGCGGCGCGACACCGAACGGCATTTCGCTTTTGTCGGTCGTATTCGCGGGTATAGGCGCAGCCCTCATCGTTTTCACAACACATCCGATTGCCATGGTTTGCGCCGCGATCTCGGTGCAACTGCGGCTCGTCTGCAATCTGCTGGACGGAATGGTCGCGATCGAAGGCGGCAAGAAAACCAAGAGCGGGCCGCTCTACAATGAATTTCCCGACCGGGTCGCCGACAGCCTGTTTCTCGTCGCGGCTGGCTATGCCTGCGGCTTTGGCTGGCTCGGCTGGCTCGCTGCGCTGCTCGCCGCACTCACCGCCTATATCAGGGTCTTCGGGGGATCGGTCGGTCTTCCCCAGGACTTCAGCGGTATCATGGCCAAGCAGCGCCGCATGGCGGTGCTGACGGCGGGCCTCCTCGCCCAGAGCGTCGAGACGCTGTTATTAGGCAGCCACTGGTCGCTGATCCTGGCATGCGCGGTCATCGCCGCCGGCAGCCTTGTCACCTGCATCACACGCACGATAACGCTTGCCCGTTCCCTGGAGAGACTATGA
- a CDS encoding lysophospholipid acyltransferase family protein, with protein sequence MIALIRRLLVLFVRILVGARSEWRGCAPDPRRRIYFANHNSHVDTVAVMAALPWSVRRLTHPVAARDYWGTNAFRRFIAEKGLRAVLIDRKPPPDSNPLEPLERLLEEGRSILIFPEGTRSATDEIAPFRSGIYRLACRFPDVDLVPIHLDNLQRILPKGSMLIVPITCTARFGKPLRVEPGEEKAEFLARARAAVIELADGGHTA encoded by the coding sequence ATGATCGCGCTCATCCGTCGCCTTCTCGTGCTGTTCGTCCGTATCCTGGTCGGCGCCCGAAGCGAATGGCGGGGCTGCGCGCCCGATCCCCGCCGCCGCATCTATTTCGCCAATCACAACAGCCATGTCGATACCGTCGCCGTCATGGCTGCCCTGCCGTGGTCGGTGCGCCGGCTGACCCATCCGGTCGCCGCACGAGATTATTGGGGAACCAACGCCTTTCGCCGCTTCATCGCGGAGAAAGGCCTACGCGCCGTCCTGATAGACCGCAAGCCTCCGCCGGACAGCAACCCGCTGGAGCCTCTCGAGCGCCTGCTCGAGGAAGGCCGTTCGATCCTGATTTTTCCTGAGGGAACGAGAAGCGCCACCGATGAGATCGCCCCGTTTCGCAGCGGCATCTATCGCCTCGCCTGCCGTTTTCCGGACGTCGATCTCGTGCCGATCCATCTCGACAACCTGCAGCGCATCCTGCCGAAGGGAAGCATGCTGATCGTGCCGATCACCTGCACGGCGCGCTTCGGCAAACCGCTGCGCGTCGAACCGGGCGAGGAAAAGGCTGAATTCCTGGCGCGCGCCCGTGCCGCTGTCATCGAACTCGCGGATGGGGGGCACACGGCATGA
- a CDS encoding phosphatidate cytidylyltransferase encodes MTSMFSLVLAAILGLLAVASAIGFILQRRATEPGSVATVQNLNARIRSWWIMVAVFGGAILLGDTATVILFAFLSFMALREFWTLTPSRRGDHLALFLSFFVVLPLHYVLLGTEWYGLFAIFIPVYAFLILPAVATLTGDVNEFLARSARVQWGLMLTVYSISHAPALLMLETGTPSALLLVYLVVVVQLSDVFQYVWGKLLGKHRFSPNISPSKTIEGLVGGGASAILVGTLLYRLTPFSPLQAAAISTVIVVAGFFGGFVLSAIKRDLNAKDWGYVIEGHGGVLDRLDSITFAAPLFFHIVRYWFTT; translated from the coding sequence ATGACCAGTATGTTCTCTCTCGTGCTGGCCGCTATCCTCGGCCTGCTTGCCGTCGCCTCCGCCATCGGTTTCATCCTGCAGCGACGCGCGACAGAACCCGGCTCCGTCGCCACCGTTCAGAACCTCAACGCCCGTATCCGCTCCTGGTGGATCATGGTCGCCGTCTTCGGCGGCGCGATCCTGCTCGGCGATACGGCCACCGTCATCCTGTTCGCATTCCTGTCCTTTATGGCGCTTCGCGAATTCTGGACGCTGACACCATCGCGGCGTGGCGATCACCTGGCGCTTTTCCTGTCCTTCTTCGTTGTGCTGCCGCTGCATTACGTGCTGCTCGGAACGGAATGGTACGGCCTGTTTGCGATCTTCATCCCGGTCTATGCCTTCCTGATCCTGCCGGCGGTGGCGACCTTGACGGGTGACGTCAACGAATTCCTCGCCCGCAGCGCCAGGGTGCAATGGGGATTGATGCTGACGGTCTATTCGATCAGCCACGCTCCAGCACTCCTCATGCTGGAGACCGGCACACCGTCCGCACTTCTTCTCGTCTATCTGGTCGTGGTCGTACAGCTCAGCGACGTCTTCCAGTATGTCTGGGGCAAGCTCCTCGGAAAGCACCGTTTCTCGCCGAATATCAGTCCGTCGAAGACGATCGAAGGGCTGGTCGGAGGCGGCGCCTCGGCCATCCTCGTGGGAACGCTGCTTTATCGCCTGACACCGTTTTCACCGCTGCAGGCCGCTGCCATCAGCACGGTCATCGTCGTCGCGGGCTTCTTCGGCGGCTTCGTGCTCTCGGCCATCAAGCGCGATCTCAATGCCAAGGACTGGGGCTATGTGATCGAGGGCCATGGCGGCGTGCTCGACCGCCTGGACTCCATCACCTTCGCCGCACCACTATTCTTCCACATCGTCCGCTATTGGTTCACCACGTAG